One window of Treponema denticola genomic DNA carries:
- the rd gene encoding rubredoxin — protein sequence MDKYVCDLCGYVYDPALGDPDGGIAPGTAFEDIPDDWVCPLCGVGKESFTKV from the coding sequence ATGGATAAATATGTATGCGATTTGTGCGGATATGTGTATGATCCGGCCTTAGGCGATCCCGACGGTGGAATTGCTCCCGGAACAGCATTTGAAGATATACCTGATGATTGGGTATGCCCCCTTTGCGGAGTAGGAAAAGAAAGCTTTACAAAGGTGTGA
- the rpsL gene encoding 30S ribosomal protein S12 yields the protein MPTINQLIKKGRKSAAVKTKSPALQSCPQKRGVCTSVKTITPKKPNSALRKVARIRLSNGIEVTAYIPGIGHNLQEHSVVLVRGGRVKDLPGVRYHIIRGTKDALGVEDRKRGRSKYGAKRPKA from the coding sequence ATGCCTACAATTAATCAATTGATAAAAAAGGGACGCAAATCTGCTGCAGTTAAGACAAAGAGTCCTGCTTTGCAGTCTTGCCCCCAAAAGCGCGGTGTTTGCACCAGCGTTAAGACAATTACGCCTAAAAAACCGAACTCGGCCTTAAGAAAGGTTGCCCGTATCCGTTTAAGTAACGGAATCGAAGTAACCGCTTATATTCCCGGTATCGGACACAACTTGCAGGAACACTCTGTTGTTCTCGTAAGAGGCGGACGTGTTAAGGACCTCCCGGGTGTACGCTATCACATTATACGCGGTACTAAAGACGCTCTCGGTGTAGAAGACAGAAAACGAGGCCGCTCCAAGTACGGAGCCAAGAGGCCCAAGGCTTAG
- a CDS encoding LptF/LptG family permease encodes MRLLQRYLLKLFIPTFVVAMLFFILLLQLGDLFANIVAYLQNGAQFKDIVKVMWLYIPKCIAYSVPLAILFAGSYTMGNLYARNELTSIFSAGISLGRFTLPLLILGFFFSVGMIFFEDNVVIKYFYEKTQLSKKLLQEEESLDTQDLVILSELGKIVYTADYFNAENKTLANAYIVVRDEGGNLSLIIKSSHMVWNEDRWTTDSAEVYRFDEKNSVSCLNHIPDNIILSESPSNFQKNLSSVDEMRISEAKEFIAALKKNGLPYYEALSKYNRRFSFPFTIFIVLFFSISLGGKFKKNILLMSILFSLGIATLFYVTEMVTMLCAKWEYISPLAGAWTPIFIFSILSIILLKKSRT; translated from the coding sequence ATGAGACTGCTTCAAAGATATTTGCTTAAACTTTTTATACCAACCTTCGTTGTAGCAATGCTTTTTTTTATCTTGCTTTTGCAGTTGGGAGACTTATTTGCCAACATAGTTGCCTATCTTCAAAACGGAGCACAGTTTAAAGATATTGTAAAAGTTATGTGGCTCTACATTCCTAAATGTATTGCTTATTCCGTGCCCTTGGCAATTCTTTTTGCCGGCTCTTACACCATGGGAAATTTATATGCCCGCAATGAGCTTACATCGATATTTTCGGCGGGAATATCGTTAGGACGTTTTACTCTTCCCCTTTTGATTTTAGGATTTTTCTTTTCCGTAGGGATGATTTTTTTTGAAGACAATGTGGTTATAAAGTATTTTTATGAAAAAACGCAGCTTTCAAAAAAACTTTTGCAAGAAGAAGAAAGTTTGGATACTCAAGATTTGGTAATTTTATCCGAACTCGGAAAAATCGTATACACGGCCGATTATTTTAATGCAGAAAATAAAACTCTTGCAAATGCCTACATAGTAGTCCGTGACGAGGGTGGAAATTTATCGTTGATTATTAAAAGCTCTCATATGGTCTGGAATGAAGACCGTTGGACTACTGACAGTGCTGAAGTCTACCGATTTGATGAAAAAAATAGTGTAAGCTGTTTGAACCATATTCCCGATAATATAATTCTTTCAGAGTCTCCTTCTAATTTTCAAAAAAATCTAAGCTCAGTCGATGAAATGAGAATTTCGGAAGCAAAAGAATTTATAGCTGCCCTTAAAAAAAACGGCCTTCCGTATTATGAGGCCCTTTCAAAATATAACAGGCGCTTTTCATTTCCGTTTACGATTTTTATAGTCTTATTTTTTTCGATTTCTTTGGGCGGTAAATTTAAAAAGAATATCCTGTTGATGAGTATCTTGTTCAGTTTAGGAATAGCAACTCTTTTCTATGTTACGGAAATGGTGACTATGTTATGTGCAAAATGGGAATACATTTCGCCCCTTGCAGGAGCGTGGACTCCTATTTTTATATTCTCTATTTTAAGTATCATTTTACTAAAAAAATCGCGGACTTAG
- a CDS encoding tetratricopeptide repeat protein — protein MSFYVKKIADKYRSLLVFAVIMCCLPFFSCVSTKKAVVEDKPIGSIEQNGAGLKPIGEGTILSLPGKNELAEKKLDSTLAALIEKGSPASLKEAVLFIQNDSKGLTSENKLYLKIIADIMYLVYPLETNGVKPPAYVEDEPYLQALKEVKSGLYPVSTKKDGLLSLIIPTLVLANDNFSDTTLAQYSEDIESRLMEAQKLRPQSVLAYYLLGLYKEKTNKLTEAVTLYQKAWQLDSSCYPAGFKYGHFAAESGNGTEALKIADTLNNIYNNNTEVKLLYAQAHIAKNDLNKASENIVSVLKKEPENISALLLRIRILIEQKEYLKANSLLDAYSTKNKTAKNYLLYRARLTKEWNKNLIRASEFLTEAYKYYPEDFNVLLACAEICFEASTKIDNKPADFFIRKVLEGYPKNTSALALLVKNDINNGKWAQAVESAEDLAAKYPSEANKELLLTSYLGAGQTSKALSLAKQLYANTKNPSNSFINLYMEALYAGKDYQTVKQVINQKMKGADSQLKSILYYYNAKLEQGNSSEYLNFLQSSLLSNPRNKDSLFAMYEWYLKTKDYKKAKYYLGQVLALNPSNKNLVNLSENLDKLLAD, from the coding sequence GTGAGCTTTTACGTAAAAAAAATTGCAGATAAATATCGTTCTCTCCTAGTTTTTGCAGTCATAATGTGCTGTCTGCCTTTTTTTTCTTGTGTAAGCACAAAAAAAGCAGTTGTGGAAGATAAGCCCATAGGTTCTATAGAGCAAAATGGAGCAGGCTTAAAGCCTATAGGGGAAGGCACCATTCTTTCTCTCCCCGGAAAAAATGAACTTGCCGAAAAAAAGCTCGATTCAACCCTTGCAGCCCTCATAGAAAAAGGTTCCCCTGCAAGCCTAAAAGAAGCGGTTCTTTTTATCCAAAATGACAGCAAGGGTCTCACAAGCGAGAACAAACTTTATCTAAAAATAATTGCAGATATAATGTATCTTGTATATCCATTAGAAACAAATGGTGTTAAACCGCCAGCCTATGTCGAAGATGAACCTTATTTGCAGGCTCTAAAAGAGGTAAAATCCGGATTATATCCTGTTTCAACAAAAAAAGACGGTCTTTTAAGCCTTATAATTCCTACATTGGTTTTAGCCAATGATAATTTTTCCGACACAACGCTTGCACAATATTCCGAGGATATAGAGTCAAGACTTATGGAAGCTCAAAAGCTAAGACCTCAGTCCGTCCTAGCCTATTATCTTTTAGGTCTTTATAAGGAAAAAACCAATAAATTGACTGAAGCTGTTACCCTATACCAAAAAGCTTGGCAGCTTGATTCCTCTTGTTATCCTGCCGGTTTTAAATACGGGCACTTTGCTGCCGAATCAGGTAACGGAACTGAAGCCTTAAAAATAGCCGATACACTAAACAACATCTACAATAACAATACTGAAGTTAAACTCTTATATGCTCAAGCTCATATAGCAAAAAACGATTTAAACAAGGCTTCGGAGAACATTGTATCGGTTTTAAAAAAGGAGCCTGAAAACATCTCCGCACTCCTTTTACGGATAAGAATATTGATAGAACAAAAAGAGTACCTAAAAGCAAACTCTCTTTTGGATGCTTATTCAACCAAAAACAAAACTGCAAAAAACTATCTTCTATATAGAGCCCGGCTAACAAAAGAATGGAATAAAAATCTGATTCGAGCATCCGAATTTTTAACCGAAGCTTATAAATACTACCCTGAAGATTTTAATGTTCTTTTAGCATGTGCGGAAATTTGCTTTGAAGCTTCAACCAAGATAGACAATAAACCGGCCGACTTTTTCATCCGCAAAGTCTTGGAAGGTTACCCGAAAAATACGTCAGCCTTGGCCCTATTGGTAAAAAACGATATTAATAATGGAAAATGGGCACAAGCAGTAGAATCGGCTGAAGACTTAGCCGCGAAATACCCCAGCGAGGCAAACAAAGAACTTCTATTAACCTCATACCTTGGTGCAGGTCAAACATCAAAGGCACTCAGCCTTGCAAAGCAGCTTTATGCAAATACAAAAAATCCTTCAAATTCCTTTATAAACCTCTATATGGAAGCTTTATATGCAGGAAAGGATTATCAAACCGTAAAGCAGGTAATAAATCAAAAAATGAAGGGAGCCGATTCGCAGCTTAAATCGATTTTGTATTACTATAATGCAAAACTGGAACAGGGCAATTCAAGTGAATATTTAAATTTTCTACAATCAAGCCTCTTGTCAAACCCGCGAAACAAAGACTCTCTTTTTGCTATGTATGAATGGTATTTAAAAACTAAAGATTACAAAAAAGCAAAATATTATCTCGGCCAAGTATTGGCCCTAAATCCTTCAAATAAAAATCTCGTTAATTTATCGGAAAACCTGGATAAATTACTTGCCGATTAA
- the fusA gene encoding elongation factor G, with amino-acid sequence MGNDISKMRNIGISAHIDSGKTTLSERILFYCDRIHALHEVRGKDGVGATMDNMELEKERGITIQSASTQVKWKDYTVNVIDTPGHVDFTIEVERSLRVLDGAILVLCSVGGVQSQSITVDRQLKRYHVPRIAFVNKCDRTGANPFKVRMQLREKLGLNAYMMQIPIGLEDKLEGVVDLVTMKAMYFEGENGTQIRMAEIPQHLLADAQKYREEMIDAATMFSDELAEAFLEGAETEEMIRAAVRKGTLAEQFVPVFLGSAYKNKGIQPLLDAVGYYLPDPTEIENTALDIDENEKPVVLGTDENAPVVALGFKLEDGKYGQLTYVRVYQGTLKKGEELFNTRAKKKFKVGRLVRMNSASMEDINEGGPGDIVALFGIDCASGDTFCGGNLNYAMSSMYVPDPVISLSLTPKDKQAADQMSKALNRFTKEDPTFRSYVDKESNQTIIQGMGELHLEVYIERMKREYKCDVETGMPQVAYREAITQRADFNYTHKKQTGGSGQFGRVAGFIEPITEQDYEFDNQIKGGAIPSEFIPSCDKGFKEAIKRGTLIGFPIVGTKVTINDGQSHPVDSSDMAFQAAAIGAFREAYKAAKPAILEPIMKVSIEGPQEFQGNIFGLINQRRGIIISSTEDDNFTRVDAEVPLSEMFGFSTILRSSTQGKAEYSMEFAKYGKAPASISEELIKEYEAKRLAEKK; translated from the coding sequence ATGGGTAATGATATTTCTAAGATGAGAAATATCGGTATTAGTGCACACATTGACTCCGGTAAAACAACTCTTTCGGAACGAATTCTTTTTTATTGTGATAGAATTCATGCTTTACACGAGGTCCGCGGAAAAGACGGTGTGGGTGCTACGATGGATAATATGGAGCTTGAAAAGGAACGAGGTATCACGATTCAGTCAGCTTCAACTCAAGTTAAATGGAAGGATTATACGGTTAACGTAATTGACACTCCCGGGCACGTAGACTTCACAATCGAAGTTGAACGCTCTTTGCGCGTTTTGGACGGAGCTATCTTGGTTCTTTGTTCTGTCGGAGGTGTTCAGTCCCAGTCTATCACTGTTGACAGACAGTTAAAACGCTACCATGTTCCCCGAATTGCGTTTGTAAATAAGTGCGACAGAACGGGAGCTAACCCGTTTAAAGTTAGAATGCAGCTTAGGGAAAAATTAGGACTCAATGCTTATATGATGCAGATTCCCATAGGTTTGGAAGACAAGCTTGAAGGCGTTGTAGACCTTGTTACCATGAAGGCTATGTATTTTGAAGGCGAAAACGGTACCCAAATCCGCATGGCCGAAATCCCCCAGCATCTTTTAGCCGATGCCCAAAAATACAGGGAAGAAATGATTGATGCCGCTACCATGTTCTCCGATGAACTGGCAGAAGCCTTTTTGGAAGGTGCCGAAACCGAAGAAATGATAAGAGCTGCAGTCAGAAAGGGAACCCTTGCAGAGCAGTTTGTTCCCGTCTTCCTCGGTTCAGCTTATAAAAATAAGGGTATCCAGCCTCTTTTGGATGCCGTAGGTTATTATCTTCCCGATCCGACGGAAATCGAAAATACGGCTTTAGATATCGATGAAAATGAAAAGCCCGTCGTTCTCGGTACGGATGAAAACGCTCCCGTCGTTGCATTAGGCTTTAAGCTTGAAGACGGAAAATACGGACAGCTTACCTACGTCCGAGTTTATCAGGGAACTTTAAAGAAAGGTGAGGAGCTTTTTAATACCCGCGCCAAAAAGAAGTTTAAGGTAGGCCGTTTGGTTCGAATGAACTCTGCAAGTATGGAAGATATTAACGAAGGCGGTCCCGGTGACATCGTAGCTCTTTTCGGTATTGACTGTGCTTCGGGAGATACATTCTGCGGAGGAAACTTAAACTATGCAATGAGCTCCATGTATGTTCCGGATCCCGTTATCTCTCTTTCTCTTACACCGAAAGATAAGCAGGCTGCCGATCAAATGTCCAAGGCTCTTAACCGCTTTACAAAAGAAGACCCGACTTTCAGAAGCTATGTAGACAAGGAATCGAATCAGACCATTATTCAGGGTATGGGCGAGCTTCACTTGGAAGTTTATATCGAGCGAATGAAGAGAGAATATAAGTGTGATGTTGAAACAGGTATGCCTCAGGTTGCTTACAGAGAAGCTATTACCCAGAGGGCAGACTTTAACTATACTCACAAAAAGCAGACAGGCGGTTCCGGTCAGTTCGGCCGTGTTGCAGGCTTTATTGAACCCATTACCGAACAGGATTATGAGTTTGACAATCAGATAAAGGGAGGAGCAATTCCTTCGGAATTTATACCTTCTTGCGATAAGGGCTTTAAAGAAGCTATCAAGAGGGGTACCCTCATCGGATTCCCGATTGTCGGAACTAAGGTTACTATAAATGACGGACAGTCCCACCCGGTAGACTCCTCGGATATGGCCTTCCAAGCTGCTGCAATCGGTGCCTTCCGTGAGGCTTACAAGGCTGCAAAACCTGCAATTCTTGAGCCCATTATGAAGGTTTCTATTGAAGGACCTCAGGAATTCCAAGGTAATATCTTCGGTCTTATTAATCAAAGACGCGGAATTATTATTTCATCAACTGAAGACGATAACTTTACCCGTGTAGATGCCGAAGTTCCGTTAAGCGAAATGTTCGGATTTTCTACCATTCTGCGTTCTTCAACACAGGGAAAGGCTGAATACTCTATGGAATTTGCCAAGTACGGCAAGGCTCCGGCAAGTATTTCGGAAGAACTGATAAAAGAATACGAAGCTAAAAGGCTTGCAGAAAAAAAATAA
- the rpsG gene encoding 30S ribosomal protein S7 — protein sequence MGRGKITARRPVAPDSKYNSVVVTRFIGRMMLSGKKSITTKIMYDSFDKIKEKTGEEPLAVFSKALDNVKPVVEVKSRRVGGATYQVPMDIPEGRREALAMRWIIGAARKRSGHEMSERLASELIDAYNNTGTAFKKKEEVHRMAEANKAFAHFRW from the coding sequence ATGGGTAGAGGAAAAATTACTGCAAGACGCCCTGTTGCTCCCGATAGCAAGTACAATAGTGTGGTAGTTACCCGCTTTATCGGAAGAATGATGCTTTCAGGTAAAAAGAGCATTACTACAAAGATCATGTACGATTCTTTTGATAAAATCAAGGAAAAAACCGGCGAAGAACCATTGGCCGTTTTTTCAAAGGCCTTGGACAACGTAAAACCCGTTGTTGAAGTAAAGTCCCGCCGAGTCGGAGGTGCCACTTATCAGGTTCCTATGGACATTCCGGAGGGAAGGCGAGAAGCCTTGGCCATGCGCTGGATTATCGGCGCTGCTCGAAAAAGAAGCGGTCACGAGATGTCCGAAAGATTGGCTTCAGAGCTGATCGATGCATACAACAACACCGGAACAGCCTTCAAAAAGAAGGAAGAAGTTCACAGAATGGCCGAAGCAAACAAAGCTTTTGCACACTTCAGGTGGTAG
- a CDS encoding LptF/LptG family permease codes for MRGLSFNHKTIFVYVFKELLLYFIVSFLFFFFIFFVNQILLMAEEILSKKAPTKDVLLLLFYSLPFIIATTAPYAALIGTLMCLGRFSADHEFISMNALGISTSFILIPVFALGVFVSVGSFITNDILIPRGTIKFNEVLYNIASSTPALELESYSVKRNENSIVVSGLIKDNSIHDLLIIDSSQRGAKRFLSSSKTDVKKSNDRSIIMQLEMLNPRLLNLDLNNRSKFDVVYGESITYNVLAKDVAPKFISSAGPDKMTSYDLIKDIKQKKEAGDTSPRLLNIYIMELHRKFSVPFGAFFFVLLAFAISRAGKTYDQSTGFIVGLLISVAYWAFLIGGQMLCLESGLNINGALVMWFPNVLLVICTAVIAIKRFLK; via the coding sequence TAAATCAGATTCTTTTAATGGCGGAAGAAATCCTATCTAAAAAAGCTCCCACAAAAGATGTTTTATTGCTCTTGTTTTATTCTCTTCCGTTTATAATAGCTACAACAGCTCCATATGCAGCCTTGATCGGAACCCTCATGTGTTTGGGCCGTTTTTCGGCTGACCATGAATTTATTTCGATGAATGCTCTAGGAATTTCGACCTCCTTTATTTTGATTCCGGTTTTTGCTTTAGGAGTTTTTGTTTCGGTAGGTTCGTTTATAACAAACGATATTTTGATTCCGCGCGGGACGATAAAATTTAACGAGGTGCTTTACAATATTGCTTCTTCGACTCCTGCTCTTGAACTTGAGTCTTATTCGGTTAAGCGTAATGAAAATTCGATAGTTGTTTCCGGCTTGATAAAGGATAATTCAATCCATGATCTTTTAATAATCGATTCAAGTCAGAGAGGAGCAAAAAGATTTTTATCTTCATCTAAAACCGATGTAAAAAAATCCAACGACAGATCGATTATCATGCAGCTTGAAATGCTCAATCCTCGTCTTTTAAATTTGGATTTAAACAATAGATCTAAATTCGATGTTGTCTATGGGGAAAGTATAACCTACAATGTTCTTGCAAAGGATGTTGCCCCTAAGTTTATTTCGAGTGCAGGCCCCGACAAGATGACTTCTTATGACCTAATAAAGGACATAAAGCAAAAAAAGGAAGCCGGTGATACGAGCCCGCGTCTTTTGAATATCTATATTATGGAGCTTCACCGTAAATTTTCGGTTCCATTCGGAGCCTTCTTTTTTGTATTGTTGGCTTTTGCTATAAGCCGTGCCGGTAAGACCTATGATCAGAGTACGGGTTTTATAGTGGGGCTTTTAATTTCAGTTGCTTATTGGGCATTTTTAATAGGCGGGCAAATGCTTTGCCTTGAATCGGGCCTAAATATAAACGGTGCTCTTGTAATGTGGTTTCCGAATGTTTTATTGGTTATTTGCACGGCTGTGATTGCAATAAAGAGGTTCTTAAAATGA
- a CDS encoding YbaN family protein, with protein MKIINIFWIVLGFICLGLGIIGIIMPILPTTPFFIVTVLCFAKGSERLERWFMSSSFHKKYIQSFYEKKGMTLKNKLIILSFASIMLAAAFYFSAKLYARILIACVFLVKYYVFIFKIKTLPDDEKSAIKADAGCVEKR; from the coding sequence ATGAAGATAATAAATATTTTTTGGATTGTGTTGGGCTTTATTTGTCTGGGCCTTGGAATTATAGGTATCATCATGCCTATTTTACCGACAACACCTTTTTTTATTGTAACAGTCCTATGCTTTGCTAAGGGCTCCGAAAGACTAGAACGATGGTTTATGAGCTCATCTTTTCATAAAAAATACATTCAAAGCTTTTACGAAAAAAAGGGTATGACTTTAAAAAACAAGCTTATCATACTTTCCTTTGCCTCAATCATGCTTGCAGCCGCTTTTTATTTTTCGGCTAAACTATATGCCCGAATTTTAATAGCCTGTGTATTTTTGGTTAAATATTACGTATTTATATTTAAGATAAAAACTCTTCCGGATGATGAAAAATCGGCAATAAAAGCAGATGCGGGTTGTGTTGAAAAAAGATAA